The genomic interval CACGCGCGCCGCTTGCTGCATGTTGTGCGTCACGATCACAATCGTGTAAGACGTCTTGAGCTGGTAGATGAGTTCCTCGATGCGCTGGGTCGCAATCGGGTCGAGCGCCGACGCCGGCTCATCCATCAACAGGATCTCGGGTTGAATGGCCAGGGCACGGGCGATGCACAACCGCTGCTGCTGGCCGCCCGACAGCATCAGTGCCGATTCGGTCAGCCGGTCCTTGACCTCATCCCAGATCGCGGCGGCCTTCAGACTCTCCTCGACCCGGCCTTCCATCTCGCCGCGGTTTTTCGTCAGGCCATTGATCCGCAGGCCGTACGCGATGTTCTCGAAGATGGATTTCGGAAAGGGGTTGGACTTCTGGAAGACCATGCCGACGCGCCGGCGCAGTCCCACCACGTCAGTGGATGAGGCGTAGATGTCCTCGCCGTCGATCTGGACGCGGCCTTCAACCCGCGTGCCCGGGATGATGTCGTTCATCCGGTTGAGCGCATGCAGG from Acidobacteriota bacterium carries:
- a CDS encoding phosphate ABC transporter ATP-binding protein; the protein is MTTGNARPTTPVKIDVQGMNFYYGAKQALSDITIALHANLVTAFIGPSGCGKSTFLHALNRMNDIIPGTRVEGRVQIDGEDIYASSTDVVGLRRRVGMVFQKSNPFPKSIFENIAYGLRINGLTKNRGEMEGRVEESLKAAAIWDEVKDRLTESALMLSGGQQQRLCIARALAIQPEILLMDEPASALDPIATQRIEELIYQLKTSYTIVIVTHNMQQAARVSDQTAFFWLGRLVESGPTEQIFTSPTEKLTEDYVTGRFG